Proteins encoded together in one Prevotella scopos JCM 17725 window:
- a CDS encoding DUF3871 family protein: MNNVTLMPAVVAQNNRAYDFSDAEEAVIIEDTPTEGSSVSFLEANTNAISLDELASTCVVPTWGNQELTIAHQDFINCVHDAAKDFYHGEQINKPAIRVSHIVRGRTPNALGKKASELLECEKTQFFQRMAFAFTIPTIYETLNGQKLELCVGGVRNYNDLNLYRASKGVEKFSIFVGWRVNVCSNQVLTGDGVKLSIEVMSIRDLYKSVMELLYHFNPAKDIHLMQTLSNTSLTETQFAQIIGRMRMYQALPQGYTKQIPRLLITDSQINNVCRGYYSNSDFGAKDDTLSMWDFHNLLTESNKGSYIDTYLQRAVNATDVTVGINNALRGDEKYKWFIG, encoded by the coding sequence ATGAACAACGTAACATTAATGCCTGCTGTTGTGGCACAAAACAACAGAGCCTATGATTTCAGCGATGCAGAGGAAGCCGTTATCATAGAGGACACCCCAACGGAGGGTAGCAGCGTTTCTTTCCTCGAAGCCAACACCAACGCAATCTCACTTGATGAACTTGCCAGTACATGTGTCGTCCCAACTTGGGGTAATCAAGAATTGACCATTGCACATCAAGACTTTATTAACTGTGTACATGATGCTGCCAAGGACTTCTATCATGGTGAGCAGATAAATAAACCTGCTATCCGTGTTTCTCATATAGTAAGAGGTAGAACACCTAACGCATTAGGCAAGAAAGCGTCAGAACTCTTGGAGTGTGAAAAGACACAGTTCTTTCAGCGTATGGCGTTTGCTTTTACTATCCCAACGATTTATGAAACCTTGAATGGTCAGAAGCTTGAACTTTGTGTTGGTGGAGTGCGTAATTACAACGACCTCAACCTTTATAGGGCAAGTAAAGGTGTAGAGAAGTTCTCTATTTTTGTAGGCTGGAGAGTAAACGTGTGCAGTAACCAAGTACTAACAGGTGATGGTGTCAAACTATCTATCGAGGTAATGAGCATTCGTGACTTATATAAGAGTGTGATGGAGTTACTCTACCACTTTAATCCAGCTAAGGATATACACCTGATGCAGACTCTCTCAAATACTTCTCTCACAGAAACACAGTTTGCACAGATAATAGGTAGAATGAGAATGTACCAAGCCTTACCGCAAGGTTATACCAAACAGATACCACGTCTATTAATTACAGACAGTCAAATCAACAATGTGTGTCGTGGCTATTACAGTAATTCTGATTTTGGAGCAAAGGATGATACTCTCTCTATGTGGGATTTTCATAATTTGCTTACAGAATCGAATAAGGGCAGCTACATTGATACTTATTTGCAGAGAGCCGTAAATGCAACTGATGTTACTGTAGGCATCAACAATGCTCTGCGTGGTGATGAGAAATATAAATGGTTCATTGGATAA
- a CDS encoding JAB domain-containing protein encodes MDMDFKVAEVTLQYKPTCKKQSKVFGSEEAYNILLPTFKEGTIEYREYAKVLYLNQANEVIAYNTISEGGLTETAVDVRIILQGALLTNATQIIFAHNHPTGNLKPSPQDDMLTRELQKACQIMKIRFTDHIIMSVDSYYSYREEGRIL; translated from the coding sequence ATGGACATGGATTTCAAGGTAGCAGAGGTAACGCTACAATACAAACCGACCTGCAAGAAACAAAGCAAGGTTTTTGGTTCAGAGGAAGCATATAATATCTTACTTCCTACATTCAAAGAGGGAACAATAGAGTACAGGGAATATGCTAAGGTACTATATCTCAACCAAGCAAATGAAGTTATTGCTTATAACACGATTTCAGAGGGAGGACTGACAGAAACTGCCGTTGACGTGAGGATAATACTACAAGGGGCTTTACTGACCAATGCCACGCAGATAATATTTGCTCATAATCACCCAACTGGTAACTTAAAGCCCAGCCCACAAGATGATATGCTTACAAGAGAACTACAGAAAGCTTGTCAGATTATGAAGATACGTTTTACTGACCATATAATCATGTCAGTAGATAGCTATTACAGTTATCGTGAAGAAGGGAGGATATTGTGA
- a CDS encoding tyrosine-type recombinase/integrase, whose protein sequence is MSLKYSNTTADYLEWSEAMNLIRRLTKNKNYKISLLIAIGCFTGLRISDILTLRWKQILGVSEFTITERKTGKQRTIRLNKELQLHIKDCYEHINPLGITAPILVSQKGTVFTVQRINVILKELKQRYRLKIKHFSCHSLRKTFGRQVYNMNSDNAELALIKLMELFNHSSVAITKRYLGLRKEEILETYDCLTF, encoded by the coding sequence ATGAGTTTGAAATATAGCAACACAACGGCAGACTACCTTGAATGGTCAGAAGCCATGAACTTAATACGCAGGCTAACAAAAAACAAGAACTATAAGATTTCGCTTCTTATAGCGATTGGTTGTTTTACAGGATTAAGAATATCTGATATTCTAACCTTACGATGGAAGCAGATACTTGGTGTTTCAGAGTTTACTATAACCGAACGTAAGACTGGTAAGCAACGAACTATACGCCTTAACAAAGAACTGCAATTGCATATTAAAGACTGTTACGAGCATATCAATCCTCTTGGCATTACAGCTCCTATCCTTGTTAGTCAGAAAGGTACAGTTTTCACCGTGCAACGTATCAACGTAATACTCAAAGAACTCAAACAGAGGTACAGACTGAAAATAAAACATTTCAGCTGCCATAGTTTGAGAAAGACATTTGGAAGACAAGTTTATAATATGAATAGTGACAATGCAGAACTGGCACTGATCAAGCTAATGGAACTTTTCAACCATTCATCTGTAGCTATTACCAAACGGTATCTTGGATTACGTAAGGAAGAAATCTTGGAAACCTACGACTGTCTTACATTCTAA
- a CDS encoding penicillin-binding transpeptidase domain-containing protein, whose amino-acid sequence MKKGIFNLLSMSILFFANQGYAQQINSHLQANSTLQNHVSSILKENIKKVDAINGQIIIMDCKSGEIKAMVNLMNTKSGIKPTIRQLSEPTALMRTVSLLAVLEQGKVNLNDSIDTKAGMLDINGYLLKDNNWLRGGNGKTSVQQGFLLSSNIATYLAVKQAFGKEYDRFYKAITNMGYSLPQNSFKAILPSPYNDISLAKFVNGKNQQISPLQILTFYNAIANNGKMVKPTFHKRDTTIIKELIASKENIATIQQLLIQKGLTSKAFSDKVLIAGEQGVAFVKEDGDNTIYCIQFCGYYPAKNPQYSIIVSLNKKGLPASGGMAGEIVSQIIELQR is encoded by the coding sequence ATGAAAAAAGGAATATTTAACCTACTATCTATGAGTATATTATTCTTTGCCAACCAAGGGTATGCTCAACAGATTAATTCACATTTACAAGCTAATTCCACCTTACAAAATCATGTCAGTTCCATTTTAAAAGAGAATATCAAAAAGGTAGATGCTATTAATGGACAGATAATAATAATGGATTGTAAGTCTGGAGAGATTAAGGCAATGGTAAACTTGATGAATACTAAGTCAGGCATTAAGCCAACAATAAGACAATTGTCAGAACCAACTGCCTTAATGCGTACAGTTTCATTATTAGCAGTATTGGAACAAGGTAAGGTAAACCTGAATGACAGTATTGATACTAAAGCAGGAATGCTTGATATAAACGGCTATCTGCTGAAAGATAACAACTGGCTTAGAGGAGGAAATGGAAAGACAAGTGTACAGCAAGGCTTTTTGTTATCATCAAACATCGCCACCTATTTAGCAGTTAAGCAAGCATTTGGCAAGGAGTATGACAGGTTCTATAAAGCCATTACCAATATGGGCTATAGTTTACCACAAAATAGTTTCAAAGCAATCTTACCAAGTCCCTACAATGATATTTCTCTTGCCAAGTTTGTAAATGGAAAGAATCAGCAGATATCGCCTTTACAAATACTTACATTTTATAACGCCATAGCCAATAATGGTAAGATGGTAAAGCCCACTTTTCATAAGAGGGATACCACCATTATAAAAGAACTAATAGCAAGCAAGGAGAATATTGCCACTATCCAGCAATTACTTATACAGAAAGGGCTTACTTCTAAAGCATTCTCTGATAAAGTTCTCATTGCAGGAGAGCAAGGAGTAGCCTTTGTAAAGGAAGATGGAGACAATACGATTTATTGCATACAATTCTGTGGCTACTACCCTGCTAAAAATCCACAATACAGTATCATCGTTTCTTTGAATAAGAAAGGATTACCCGCAAGTGGTGGAATGGCTGGAGAAATAGTGAGCCAGATTATCGAACTACAGAGATAG
- a CDS encoding IS256 family transposase, protein MLSQAKEQFKQGTPLFGKDGAFHRVLEDFLNSALECEMDSHLYNTKTSTKINRRNGKMSKEVQTEYGPVEIDTPRDREGSFTPEIIKKRQTILAEGLSDKIISLYATGQSMSDISKFLEENYGTKISKETISNITDKVWPEIKAWRTRSLEEVYPIVWMDAIHYKAHDDTGATTSRAIYNVIGVDKEGHKDLLGMYVSHSEGANFWLSVLTDLQNRGVKDILIACVDGLTGFPDAIQSVFPKTDVQLCIVHQIRNSVKYVASKNQKEFLKDLKMVYAAQTKEKAEIELDNLEKKWGKQYPIVIKSWRDKWDNLSHYFDYTEPIRRIMYTTNIVEGYHRQIRKVTKTKGVFPTDEALFKLVYLAYRNIKKKWTQPLRNWGQTAQQFAIKFGDRFQLL, encoded by the coding sequence ATGTTGTCTCAGGCAAAAGAACAGTTCAAACAAGGTACTCCTTTGTTTGGTAAGGATGGTGCATTCCATCGTGTATTGGAAGATTTCCTCAATTCAGCTCTCGAGTGTGAGATGGACTCTCACCTTTATAACACTAAGACATCCACAAAGATTAATCGCCGTAACGGCAAGATGTCCAAGGAGGTTCAAACAGAGTATGGTCCTGTAGAAATAGATACTCCACGTGACAGAGAAGGGAGTTTTACCCCTGAGATTATCAAAAAACGACAGACGATATTAGCAGAAGGTTTGTCCGATAAGATTATCAGTCTTTATGCTACAGGTCAGAGCATGTCTGACATAAGTAAGTTCCTTGAAGAGAACTATGGTACCAAGATATCCAAAGAGACAATAAGTAACATTACGGACAAGGTCTGGCCTGAGATAAAAGCCTGGCGCACACGCTCTTTGGAAGAAGTCTATCCGATAGTTTGGATGGATGCTATCCATTACAAGGCACATGACGACACGGGTGCTACAACATCTCGTGCAATATATAATGTCATTGGTGTTGACAAGGAAGGACATAAAGATCTTCTGGGTATGTATGTATCTCATAGCGAGGGCGCTAACTTCTGGCTCAGCGTACTTACAGACCTTCAAAACAGAGGTGTCAAAGACATTCTTATAGCTTGTGTAGATGGCCTTACGGGCTTCCCAGATGCCATCCAGAGCGTATTTCCTAAGACGGATGTACAGCTATGTATTGTACATCAAATCCGTAACTCAGTGAAGTATGTCGCCAGCAAGAATCAGAAGGAGTTCCTAAAGGATTTGAAGATGGTTTATGCTGCACAAACTAAGGAGAAAGCAGAGATAGAACTCGATAATTTGGAGAAAAAGTGGGGTAAGCAATATCCTATCGTCATCAAGTCGTGGCGTGACAAGTGGGATAACCTCTCACACTATTTTGACTATACGGAACCTATCAGACGTATCATGTATACTACCAACATTGTAGAAGGTTATCATCGTCAGATACGTAAGGTAACAAAGACAAAGGGAGTTTTCCCAACTGACGAAGCTCTCTTCAAACTCGTATATCTTGCCTATCGTAACATCAAAAAGAAATGGACTCAGCCATTGCGAAACTGGGGCCAGACAGCCCAACAGTTCGCTATAAAGTTTGGCGACCGCTTCCAATTATTATAG
- a CDS encoding polymorphic toxin type 28 domain-containing protein: MLPADASSAIGAYRFMRAAKNVVGSVSKLGKLKIFKDNQRILKVIGKAESAISDHLNLSDVAGAVQDILGIPVRNGNKVYSHISEVSDAMKSLTNLKSELKATLRKSGLTSTENK, translated from the coding sequence GTGTTGCCTGCTGATGCAAGTTCTGCAATTGGAGCCTATCGCTTTATGCGGGCAGCAAAAAATGTCGTTGGATCTGTAAGCAAACTAGGAAAACTTAAGATTTTTAAAGATAATCAAAGAATACTGAAAGTTATTGGAAAAGCAGAAAGTGCCATTTCAGATCATTTGAACCTCTCAGATGTAGCAGGTGCAGTTCAAGATATATTAGGTATTCCTGTCAGGAATGGGAATAAGGTATATTCACACATATCAGAGGTAAGTGATGCTATGAAATCTCTTACAAATTTAAAGAGTGAATTAAAAGCTACACTAAGAAAAAGTGGACTAACATCTACAGAAAACAAATAA
- a CDS encoding TonB-dependent receptor, producing the protein MNKQLLLAALWLSPLGLYAHKATDSEATTLKSNAPVQRVIRSIDEDKTRQRFTLSGYVKDRNGEPLINATIYDLTTRQGTMTNAYGHFSLTLGEGRHEIRCSYVGYKTLVETIELTANQNHDIILQNEAQLDEVVVTTDLNSPLLKTQTGKISLSPKDIKTEYALLSSPDVIKTLQRTSGVSDGMELASGLYVHGGNGDENLFLLDGTPLYHTNHTLGLFSSFNADVVKNVDFYKSGFPARYGGRLSSVIDVRTADGDLYNTHGSYRIGLLDGAFHIEGPIRKGKTSYNFGLRRSWLDLLTRPAFAIMNSKSDNEDKLSMSYFFHDLNFKLTNIFNERSRMSLSIYSGEDRLDAKDEWRSNNSSGYNDIDIYENRFHWGNFNAALDWNYQFSPKLFANFTAVYTHNRSTVSSSDEWRFTRPGEKEQLTLTSHGYRSSIDDLGYRAAFDFRPNPRHHIRFGHDYTYHRFQPQTTSRFDSYQGEGMAKTDTIASHSHNKNVAHQLTFYAEDEMMLNEKWSLNGGVNADVFHISGKTFSTLSPRLAMKFQPNDRLSFKASYTLMSQFVHKIANSFLDLPTDYWVPTTARLHPMRSWQVAAGAYMKPNKHWLLSLEAYYKRSSHILQYSSWVGLEPPAANWDYFVMEGEGRSYGVELDADYNISNLNLHGSYTLSWAEKKFDDFYDGWYYDKFDNRHKFTFTGRWNITKKIAAFAAWTFRTGNRMTIPTQYIGLPNVPDQSAEALNFTWNSDGGLNFAYEKPNNIILPAYHRLDIGFDFRHTTKKGNERIWNLSFYNAYCHLNSMWVRVKIDDKKQMKIKNMAFIPVIPSFSYTFKF; encoded by the coding sequence ATGAATAAACAATTATTATTAGCTGCCTTATGGCTCAGTCCTTTGGGTTTGTATGCACATAAGGCTACGGATTCTGAGGCTACTACTTTGAAAAGTAATGCGCCTGTACAAAGAGTAATTCGGAGTATTGACGAGGACAAGACGCGACAGCGTTTTACACTCAGTGGATATGTGAAAGACCGTAATGGAGAACCACTTATCAACGCAACTATCTACGACCTCACCACACGACAAGGTACGATGACCAATGCCTACGGACATTTCTCGCTCACATTAGGCGAGGGACGGCACGAAATTAGGTGTAGCTACGTGGGCTATAAGACCCTTGTCGAAACCATAGAACTTACTGCCAATCAAAATCATGACATCATCCTGCAGAACGAAGCACAGTTGGATGAGGTTGTGGTGACAACCGACCTTAACTCGCCTTTGCTAAAAACACAGACAGGTAAGATTTCTCTCTCACCAAAGGATATTAAGACTGAATACGCATTGTTGAGTAGTCCTGACGTTATCAAGACTTTGCAGCGCACGAGTGGTGTGTCAGATGGTATGGAACTTGCCAGTGGCCTCTATGTTCATGGTGGTAATGGCGACGAAAACCTCTTCCTCCTCGATGGTACACCACTCTATCATACCAACCACACCTTAGGTCTTTTCTCCTCGTTCAATGCGGACGTAGTGAAGAATGTCGACTTCTATAAGAGCGGTTTCCCAGCACGCTATGGCGGTCGTCTGTCGAGTGTCATCGACGTGCGTACAGCTGATGGCGACCTTTATAACACCCATGGCAGCTATCGTATCGGTCTGCTCGATGGTGCCTTCCATATCGAAGGACCTATCAGAAAGGGCAAGACATCCTATAACTTCGGCTTGCGTCGTAGCTGGTTAGACCTCTTGACCCGTCCTGCCTTTGCGATTATGAACAGCAAGAGCGACAATGAAGACAAGTTGAGTATGTCGTATTTCTTCCATGACTTAAACTTCAAGCTGACCAATATCTTCAATGAGCGTTCGCGTATGTCGCTGAGCATCTACTCTGGTGAGGACCGATTAGACGCAAAAGACGAGTGGCGTAGTAACAATAGCAGTGGTTATAACGACATCGACATCTATGAAAACCGTTTCCATTGGGGTAACTTCAATGCTGCCTTAGACTGGAACTACCAGTTCTCACCGAAGCTCTTTGCTAACTTCACAGCCGTCTATACGCACAATCGCTCAACGGTTAGCAGTTCGGATGAGTGGAGATTTACACGCCCAGGAGAGAAAGAACAGCTGACACTGACCTCTCATGGCTATCGTTCATCTATCGATGACCTTGGATATCGAGCAGCTTTCGACTTCCGTCCAAACCCACGTCATCACATTCGCTTCGGTCATGACTATACTTATCACCGCTTCCAGCCACAGACCACCAGTCGTTTTGACAGCTATCAGGGCGAAGGTATGGCAAAGACTGATACCATTGCGAGCCACAGTCATAACAAGAATGTGGCACATCAGCTGACTTTCTATGCCGAAGACGAAATGATGCTCAACGAGAAGTGGAGCCTCAACGGCGGTGTGAATGCGGATGTCTTCCATATTAGTGGTAAGACCTTCTCAACGCTGAGTCCACGTCTGGCAATGAAGTTCCAGCCTAACGACCGTCTATCTTTCAAAGCAAGCTACACGTTGATGAGCCAGTTTGTGCATAAGATTGCCAATTCCTTCCTCGATCTTCCAACCGACTATTGGGTGCCAACGACAGCTCGTCTACATCCAATGCGCTCATGGCAGGTGGCTGCGGGAGCCTATATGAAACCAAACAAACACTGGTTGCTCTCGTTAGAGGCTTATTACAAGCGTTCAAGCCATATCCTACAATATTCAAGTTGGGTAGGACTGGAGCCGCCAGCAGCCAATTGGGACTATTTCGTTATGGAGGGCGAAGGCCGCTCATATGGTGTTGAGTTGGATGCTGATTACAATATCTCCAACCTCAATCTACATGGTTCTTACACCCTCTCATGGGCAGAGAAGAAGTTTGATGACTTCTACGATGGATGGTACTATGATAAGTTTGACAACCGTCATAAGTTCACCTTCACTGGCCGTTGGAACATCACGAAGAAGATTGCAGCCTTTGCCGCATGGACCTTCCGCACTGGTAACCGCATGACCATCCCAACACAGTATATTGGATTGCCAAACGTACCAGACCAGTCTGCCGAAGCCTTGAACTTCACTTGGAATAGTGACGGTGGCTTGAACTTTGCTTACGAAAAGCCAAACAACATCATCTTGCCAGCTTATCACCGTCTTGACATCGGCTTCGACTTCCGTCATACGACCAAGAAGGGCAATGAGCGCATCTGGAACCTCAGTTTCTATAATGCCTATTGCCACCTGAATTCTATGTGGGTACGTGTGAAAATCGACGATAAAAAACAGATGAAGATAAAGAACATGGCGTTCATCCCTGTTATTCCATCGTTCAGTTATACATTTAAATTCTAA
- a CDS encoding DUF4249 domain-containing protein encodes MKKILFFLFLALSVMSCKDEFSVSNLPEAKAKLVVYCMPSTADTTYITVSRSIPLKQYNATQKNVLIDDAAISYQLNGQTMPVTALGNGRYRVVGKQKAGDKVQLRVEAQGLEAVEASTEIPQAIGISHLATRMVRMKEDPSSSVKDFLQLQATFTDPAETHDYYAVCVRRKMLRNFYVACYRNMGGEMQVVRVYYDYDEYLETSKYQQWDSVSIEYQYDNFYVPITTASEPLLNPLSDIDDDFDFSSDFYQNFYIFDDATINGKTYTLHLNIEPFVRATNMSDKAAKELKRLYNIEEGVEVELYHITPAYYRFLQALNDVSNNSLAQAGLSNIRTTYSNVKNGMGICAGFNMQRR; translated from the coding sequence ATGAAAAAGATATTATTTTTCCTCTTCCTTGCCCTGTCGGTAATGAGTTGCAAGGATGAATTCAGCGTCAGCAACCTGCCTGAGGCAAAGGCAAAGTTGGTTGTCTATTGTATGCCTTCTACTGCTGACACCACTTATATCACAGTGTCACGTAGCATACCTTTGAAACAATATAACGCAACACAGAAGAATGTGCTAATTGACGATGCAGCTATCAGCTATCAGTTGAACGGACAAACCATGCCGGTGACAGCCTTAGGCAATGGTCGCTATCGTGTTGTGGGAAAGCAGAAAGCAGGCGACAAGGTGCAGTTGCGTGTTGAAGCACAAGGCTTAGAGGCTGTTGAGGCATCTACAGAGATTCCACAAGCCATTGGTATAAGCCACCTTGCGACGCGCATGGTGCGTATGAAGGAAGACCCTTCGTCAAGTGTAAAAGACTTCCTACAGCTGCAAGCAACCTTCACCGACCCTGCTGAGACACACGACTACTATGCTGTATGTGTGAGAAGGAAGATGTTGCGCAATTTTTATGTGGCATGCTACCGTAATATGGGAGGAGAAATGCAGGTAGTAAGAGTCTACTATGATTACGACGAATATTTAGAGACGAGCAAATATCAACAATGGGATAGCGTCTCTATCGAATATCAGTACGATAACTTCTATGTGCCTATTACTACGGCAAGTGAACCATTGCTGAATCCACTGTCTGATATAGACGACGATTTCGACTTCAGTAGTGACTTCTATCAGAACTTCTATATCTTTGATGATGCTACTATCAACGGCAAGACCTATACCCTTCATCTGAACATTGAGCCGTTTGTGCGTGCCACAAATATGTCTGATAAGGCAGCGAAGGAGTTGAAGAGATTGTATAATATCGAGGAAGGTGTGGAGGTAGAACTCTATCATATCACCCCTGCTTACTACCGTTTCTTGCAGGCGTTGAACGATGTTTCAAACAACTCTCTTGCCCAAGCAGGTCTATCTAACATCCGTACTACTTACAGCAATGTGAAGAATGGTATGGGAATTTGCGCTGGGTTTAATATGCAAAGGAGGTAG
- a CDS encoding carboxypeptidase-like regulatory domain-containing protein, with translation MKKYIILCLLILLVQSISAQRIVEGVVTDVGGHPVSAAIIKTVDATTKKTLHFCQTDAKGKFTITAQEGNILSISAISYKKQELKVTMDMPAQHITLEEDTKTLSEITVKAKPIKIKGDTIQYLLTTYKKEGDRTLADVLARVPGFDVNKENGEIQYEGKSISNFYIEGMNLMGGKYGLATKSLPQEDVATVEVMKHHQPIRVLDDFTYSDDNAINIRMKQGAKAHWVTTYSGGIGLKSHGGLWNFETFAMRLKPSFQTILTYKTNNIGKNIRRETDNLLSFNELQSPLSAMLSLPSPSPLLLKGRSLFNRTHVVSLNALQRIDENSQVNVQITFVNDRNEATSLRHSDFYTNSGIRTIENRKQYLEKSNDLFAKIKYENNAKNHYLKNELSGDFSWNKQWLNEQGTHPHKMMGNLPIYTLKDNFSIMKKYGKRLITLQSKNIMDVRPQQLYVDSLVQSINQHYYETNTDVSGSLRIGRFILSGEIGVNAGEHRFTSDLVGVPDSIGLLMGKSSFTFASFYTNPSIEYTVKDFNFTLSGDMSYNHYKYSLDNGQSKFLFSPNLRIRWKATASWTFSADASINTMQINAAQFYPTLVLQDYQYMNKGLAGYNLNKEKSVGVGVVYSDALKGTSIRFRISKSFGDSPYTSTQDFVGNYIVESLTQGDTKYNSWNMFLMASQGIGFLKGKLNVKALYNAMNSYMVQNNQRMPYDTKNLNITSNLDIGLIKGVDLTYKLTYGFHQMKMPAFGKTSNLNSWKHEGRLRVPLCKVLSLETLTEYYHNEIAQKEFKDMFFQDFTLIFKAKHFDLSLAWNNVFNNKSYSYGLNNTLSSSFSNQDIRGRELMLSFYYKP, from the coding sequence ATGAAGAAATATATTATTTTATGTTTGCTTATCCTACTTGTACAGTCAATAAGTGCACAGAGGATAGTGGAAGGTGTCGTTACTGACGTAGGAGGACACCCTGTGTCTGCAGCTATTATCAAGACTGTAGATGCAACCACAAAAAAGACATTACATTTCTGTCAGACAGATGCTAAGGGGAAATTTACCATTACAGCACAAGAAGGTAATATTCTATCTATTTCAGCAATAAGTTATAAAAAGCAGGAATTAAAGGTTACAATGGATATGCCTGCACAGCATATTACATTAGAGGAAGATACGAAAACGTTATCGGAGATAACTGTAAAGGCAAAGCCAATTAAGATAAAAGGTGATACGATTCAATATCTACTCACTACCTATAAAAAAGAAGGAGACCGAACATTGGCTGATGTTCTTGCGCGTGTCCCGGGCTTTGATGTGAATAAAGAAAATGGCGAGATACAATACGAGGGTAAGTCTATCAGCAACTTCTATATAGAAGGTATGAATCTGATGGGAGGGAAATATGGCTTGGCAACAAAGTCATTGCCTCAAGAGGATGTAGCAACGGTAGAAGTAATGAAGCATCATCAACCTATCCGTGTGTTAGATGATTTTACTTATTCTGACGATAACGCTATCAATATCAGAATGAAGCAAGGGGCTAAGGCACACTGGGTGACGACCTATAGCGGTGGCATAGGACTAAAGAGTCATGGAGGATTGTGGAATTTTGAAACCTTTGCCATGCGTCTGAAGCCTTCTTTTCAGACAATTCTCACCTATAAGACAAATAATATAGGTAAGAATATAAGGAGAGAGACGGACAATCTTTTAAGTTTTAATGAGCTACAAAGTCCTTTGTCAGCTATGCTCTCTCTTCCTTCACCATCGCCTTTATTGCTCAAAGGACGTTCATTATTTAACCGCACACATGTAGTTAGTTTGAATGCACTACAGCGTATAGATGAAAACTCTCAGGTAAACGTGCAGATTACATTTGTCAATGACCGTAATGAGGCTACCTCTTTGCGCCATTCAGACTTTTATACGAATAGCGGTATAAGGACAATAGAAAACAGAAAACAGTATTTGGAGAAAAGTAATGACCTCTTTGCAAAGATAAAATACGAGAATAACGCTAAAAATCATTATCTTAAAAATGAGCTTTCTGGTGACTTTTCTTGGAACAAACAATGGCTGAATGAACAGGGGACTCATCCGCATAAGATGATGGGTAATCTTCCGATTTATACATTAAAAGATAATTTCAGTATAATGAAGAAATATGGCAAACGCCTTATTACTCTGCAATCAAAGAATATAATGGATGTACGTCCGCAACAACTATATGTCGATTCACTGGTACAGTCTATTAATCAACATTACTATGAAACGAATACGGACGTAAGTGGAAGTCTTAGAATAGGTAGATTTATTCTATCAGGAGAAATAGGAGTAAATGCAGGAGAACACCGCTTCACTTCTGATTTAGTGGGAGTTCCAGATAGTATTGGACTACTGATGGGCAAAAGCAGCTTTACATTTGCAAGTTTCTATACCAATCCGAGCATTGAATATACAGTGAAGGACTTTAATTTCACATTATCTGGCGATATGTCGTACAACCATTATAAGTATAGTTTAGATAATGGTCAGTCTAAATTCTTATTCTCCCCTAACCTCCGTATAAGATGGAAAGCCACAGCATCATGGACATTCTCGGCTGATGCATCTATTAATACAATGCAGATTAATGCTGCCCAATTTTATCCAACGTTGGTACTGCAAGATTATCAATATATGAATAAAGGTCTGGCAGGCTATAATCTAAACAAAGAGAAAAGCGTAGGAGTAGGAGTTGTTTATAGCGATGCTCTGAAAGGTACTTCTATACGATTCCGCATATCAAAGTCGTTTGGAGACTCTCCTTATACATCAACCCAAGATTTTGTGGGCAACTATATCGTAGAATCACTGACACAAGGAGACACGAAGTACAATAGCTGGAATATGTTCCTAATGGCTTCGCAAGGAATAGGCTTCTTGAAAGGAAAGCTAAATGTAAAGGCGTTATATAATGCCATGAATAGTTATATGGTTCAGAATAACCAACGAATGCCTTACGACACAAAGAACTTAAATATAACCTCTAACCTTGATATAGGTTTAATAAAGGGTGTAGATTTAACTTATAAACTTACTTATGGCTTTCATCAGATGAAGATGCCTGCTTTCGGAAAGACTTCTAACCTAAATAGTTGGAAGCATGAGGGAAGACTTAGAGTACCCCTTTGTAAGGTCTTAAGTCTGGAAACTTTGACGGAATACTATCATAACGAGATTGCACAAAAGGAGTTTAAGGATATGTTCTTTCAAGACTTCACTTTGATATTTAAAGCCAAACACTTCGACCTGAGTCTTGCGTGGAACAATGTCTTTAATAATAAAAGCTATAGCTATGGGCTTAACAATACGCTTTCAAGTAGCTTTAGTAATCAAGACATTAGAGGTAGAGAGCTGATGCTTAGTTTTTATTATAAACCTTGA